In Solanum pennellii chromosome 7, SPENNV200, the following are encoded in one genomic region:
- the LOC107025283 gene encoding uncharacterized protein LOC107025283, producing MKIKVVIDVSVNGCQPRSSLKNCILGWLKPMVPCLFKQTTCKNKVMTIAATLPGVEKVSLEEEKNLLTVIGEGIDAVELVNIIRKKVGFAKIVNQGPEPVEKKEEKEEKTQEKKDEIVVNSCNCHSYYNNNNNRIIPRVEMWEVNPYTSYSCW from the exons atgaag ATAAAGGTAGTTATTGATGTGTCTGTGAATGGATGTCAACCTCGATCAAGTTTGAAGAATTGTATTTTAGGGTGGTTGAAGCCAATGGTACCTTGCTTATTTAAACAAACTACTTGCAAAAATAAAGTCATGACTATAGCAGCAACTTTACCAG GAGTGGAGAAAGTAAGTTTAGAGGAAGAAAAGAATTTGCTGACAGTGATAGGAGAGGGAATAGATGCAGTGGAGCTGGTTAATATAATTAGGAAAAAAGTGGGATTTGCTAAAATAGTGAACCAAGGTCCAGAGCCAgttgagaaaaaagaagaaaaagaagaaaaaacacaagagaaaaaagatgaaatagTGGTTAATTCATGTAATTGTCAtagttattataataataataataataggatAATTCCTAGGGTTGAAATGTGGGAAGTTAATCCTTATACTAGCTACTCATGTTGGTGA